Proteins from one Deinococcus apachensis DSM 19763 genomic window:
- a CDS encoding transposase → MGAFRRCAPGPDPSGSGAKRGADRWHCGFEEREDLAKRGPRGYDGGKKVNGRKHHRIVDTQGLLLGVKVLPANITDRDGSQQLLKELCHKQPQMKLHLFADGGYKGKWEAWVKSTLGYSVEIVQRPDANTRGYWLLEGQELTEAQVKTFRGHREFIVVKKRWIVERSFAWLSFDRRLNRKYDLLPETTEAFILLSFVRRVLRRLAAFAQQHAVSA, encoded by the coding sequence GTGGGAGCGTTTAGGCGATGCGCTCCGGGCCCAGACCCGTCAGGCTCTGGGGCGAAACGCGGTGCCGACCGCTGGCATTGTGGATTCGAGGAGCGTGAAGACCTCGCAAAAAGGGGGCCACGCGGCTACGACGGTGGTAAGAAGGTCAACGGACGAAAACACCACCGAATTGTTGACACCCAGGGTCTCCTGCTCGGCGTGAAGGTGTTACCTGCCAACATCACGGATCGAGATGGCAGTCAGCAACTCCTGAAGGAGTTGTGCCACAAGCAACCTCAGATGAAATTGCATCTCTTCGCCGACGGCGGGTACAAGGGCAAGTGGGAAGCCTGGGTCAAGTCCACGCTTGGATACAGTGTCGAGATCGTGCAACGCCCCGACGCCAATACGCGTGGATATTGGCTTCTAGAGGGGCAAGAGCTGACTGAGGCGCAGGTCAAGACCTTTCGGGGTCATCGAGAATTCATCGTGGTTAAGAAGCGTTGGATCGTGGAACGCAGCTTCGCCTGGCTGTCATTCGACCGACGTTTGAACCGCAAGTATGACCTGCTACCCGAGACGACCGAAGCTTTCATCCTCCTGTCGTTCGTTCGTCGTGTGCTTCGCCGACTCGCCGCTTTTGCCCAGCAACACGCGGTTTCTGCCTGA